The Pseudophaeobacter arcticus DSM 23566 genome includes a region encoding these proteins:
- the phnF gene encoding phosphonate metabolism transcriptional regulator PhnF, which yields MPQSGPKTPLPGNRTAVWKSITISLTDDIGQGRYGSGDKLPSEAQLAARFGVNRHTVRRALAAMAEQGLVHARRGSGVFVAAAPTDYPIGKRVRFHQNITRGGQIPAKRILALETRAADKTEAAALDLQAGDLVHVYDGLSLANEQPIALFQSVFPAQILPDLLTSLEDLQSVTAALKACGIADYTRLETRITAKLATATQALHLQIAEGAPILRTTGVNIDPNGRPVEFGRTWFAGDRVTLTIDGQEP from the coding sequence ATGCCCCAAAGCGGCCCCAAGACGCCCCTCCCCGGAAACCGCACAGCCGTTTGGAAATCCATCACAATTTCGCTCACGGATGACATCGGACAGGGACGTTATGGCAGCGGCGACAAACTGCCCTCAGAGGCCCAGTTGGCGGCGCGTTTTGGGGTGAATCGCCACACGGTCAGGCGCGCCTTGGCGGCAATGGCCGAGCAGGGGCTGGTGCATGCCCGGCGCGGCTCTGGCGTCTTTGTTGCCGCTGCGCCCACCGATTATCCCATCGGCAAGCGGGTGCGGTTTCACCAGAATATCACCCGCGGCGGCCAGATCCCCGCCAAACGCATTCTGGCACTTGAGACCCGCGCCGCCGACAAGACAGAGGCCGCAGCTCTGGATTTGCAGGCCGGGGATCTGGTGCATGTCTATGACGGGCTCTCGCTGGCAAATGAGCAACCCATTGCCCTGTTTCAAAGCGTCTTTCCCGCGCAAATTCTGCCCGACCTGCTGACCTCCCTGGAAGACCTGCAATCGGTCACGGCGGCGCTCAAGGCCTGTGGCATTGCCGATTACACCCGGCTGGAAACCCGCATTACCGCCAAACTGGCAACCGCGACCCAGGCCCTGCACCTGCAAATTGCGGAAGGCGCTCCAATTCTGCGCACCACGGGTGTCAACATCGACCCAAATGGTCGCCCGGTTGAATTTGGCCGCACCTGGTTTGCCGGAGATCGGGTGACGCTCACCATTGACGGACAAGAGCCATAG
- the phnN gene encoding phosphonate metabolism protein/1,5-bisphosphokinase (PRPP-forming) PhnN produces the protein MTETSAKGPVIAVVGPSGVGKDSLMEALAAGDQNLCLMRRVVTRAPEAGGEDYDAVSEGAFSKLVEEGHFALHWSAHGLHYGIPHQINALRAEGRGVLVNLSRAVLLQAQEIFGDVIVLSVTARPEVLAERLTQRGREDSAEVQRRLARARQPLPAGLRRLHQIDNSGDLQQAVAAARAAIYATAAPERG, from the coding sequence ATGACAGAGACCTCCGCAAAGGGACCGGTGATTGCTGTCGTTGGGCCTTCGGGCGTGGGCAAGGACAGTCTGATGGAGGCCCTGGCTGCTGGGGACCAAAACCTTTGCCTGATGCGCCGGGTGGTGACCCGCGCGCCAGAGGCCGGCGGCGAGGACTACGATGCGGTGAGCGAAGGTGCGTTCAGCAAGCTGGTGGAGGAGGGGCATTTTGCCCTGCACTGGTCTGCACATGGGTTGCACTATGGCATCCCACATCAGATCAACGCGCTGCGGGCTGAGGGCAGGGGCGTTCTGGTCAATCTCTCGCGCGCTGTGTTGCTTCAGGCGCAAGAGATCTTTGGCGATGTCATCGTGCTCTCTGTGACGGCCCGCCCGGAGGTTCTGGCCGAGCGGTTGACACAGCGCGGGCGCGAGGACAGCGCCGAGGTTCAACGTCGCCTTGCCCGCGCCCGCCAGCCGCTGCCTGCGGGGCTACGGCGGCTGCACCAGATCGACAACAGTGGAGATCTGCAACAGGCCGTGGCAGCAGCTCGTGCGGCGATCTACGCGACCGCTGCGCCAGAGAGGGGATAG
- the phnK gene encoding phosphonate C-P lyase system protein PhnK, whose translation MTPLLQVNSLTKMYGPRIGCKDVSFDLYPGEVMGIVGESGSGKSTLLNAMAGHHPPDRGAVVFDTRADGPVDTLKMSEPERRMLGRTDWAFVHQHARDGLRMSVSAGGNIGERLMAVGGRHYGEIRTQAADWLGRVEISDSRIDDRPSAFSGGMQQRLQIARNLVTGPRLVFMDEPTGGLDVSVQARLLDLLRSLVREMGLSAIIVTHDLAVVRLLADRLMVMKDGHVVESGLTDQVLDDPQHAYTQLLVSSVLQV comes from the coding sequence ATGACACCGCTGTTGCAGGTGAATTCCCTGACAAAGATGTACGGGCCCCGAATTGGCTGCAAGGACGTGAGCTTTGATCTCTACCCCGGAGAGGTCATGGGGATCGTTGGCGAAAGCGGGTCTGGCAAATCGACGCTTTTGAATGCCATGGCAGGTCATCATCCGCCGGATCGCGGCGCGGTGGTGTTTGACACCCGCGCCGATGGTCCAGTGGATACACTAAAGATGTCAGAGCCAGAACGCCGCATGCTGGGGCGCACTGACTGGGCCTTTGTGCATCAGCACGCCCGTGACGGGCTGCGCATGTCGGTTTCGGCTGGCGGCAATATCGGCGAGCGGCTGATGGCCGTGGGCGGGCGTCACTACGGCGAGATCCGCACCCAGGCTGCCGATTGGCTGGGACGGGTGGAAATCAGCGACAGCCGCATTGATGATCGCCCCTCGGCCTTTTCTGGCGGTATGCAGCAGCGGTTGCAGATTGCCCGCAATCTGGTCACAGGCCCGCGTCTGGTGTTTATGGATGAACCCACTGGCGGGCTGGATGTCTCGGTGCAGGCGCGGCTGCTGGATCTGCTGCGCAGCCTGGTGCGGGAAATGGGGCTGAGCGCCATTATCGTCACCCATGATCTGGCCGTTGTGCGGCTGTTGGCAGATCGGCTGATGGTGATGAAAGACGGCCATGTGGTCGAAAGTGGCCTCACCGATCAGGTGCTGGATGACCCGCAACATGCCTATACCCAGCTCCTGGTTTCCTCGGTGCTGCAGGTCTGA
- a CDS encoding alpha-D-ribose 1-methylphosphonate 5-phosphate C-P-lyase PhnJ, whose protein sequence is MSDYNFAYLDEQTKRMIRRAILKGLAVPGYQVPFASREMPMPYGWGTGGVQVSAAVLTPEDRLKVIDQGADDTTNAVSIRKFFERTAGVATTEETTKASVIQTRHRIPEAELTEDQILVYQVPIPEPLRFLEPRETETRKMHSLEEYGLMHVKLYEDISQHGDIATSYAYPVKVEDRYVMDPSPIPKFDNPKLEMAAIQLFGAGREQRIYAVPPYTKVVSLDFEDYPFEATKADHACDLCAAEDSYLDEVILDDAGSRMFVCSDTDYCRTRRAEGHVGRLGENEGEAA, encoded by the coding sequence ATGTCTGACTATAACTTTGCATACCTAGACGAACAAACCAAGCGGATGATCCGCCGGGCGATCCTGAAAGGTCTGGCGGTGCCTGGCTATCAGGTGCCCTTTGCCAGCCGTGAAATGCCGATGCCCTATGGCTGGGGCACGGGCGGCGTGCAGGTCTCAGCCGCAGTGCTGACGCCAGAGGATAGGCTCAAGGTGATTGACCAGGGCGCCGACGACACCACCAATGCGGTGTCGATCCGCAAGTTCTTTGAACGCACCGCCGGGGTTGCCACCACCGAGGAAACCACCAAGGCCAGCGTTATCCAGACCCGCCACCGGATCCCAGAGGCCGAGCTCACCGAGGATCAGATCCTGGTCTATCAGGTGCCAATCCCGGAACCGCTGCGCTTTCTGGAGCCGCGCGAGACGGAAACGCGCAAGATGCACAGTCTGGAAGAATACGGGTTGATGCATGTGAAACTATACGAGGATATCAGCCAGCACGGCGATATCGCCACCTCCTATGCCTATCCGGTCAAGGTGGAGGATCGCTATGTGATGGATCCCTCGCCTATTCCAAAGTTCGATAACCCAAAGCTGGAGATGGCAGCGATCCAGTTGTTTGGCGCGGGGCGCGAACAGCGCATCTATGCAGTGCCGCCCTACACAAAGGTGGTGAGCCTGGATTTTGAGGACTACCCCTTTGAAGCCACCAAAGCCGACCATGCTTGCGATCTCTGTGCGGCTGAGGACAGCTATCTGGACGAGGTCATTCTGGATGATGCGGGCAGTCGAATGTTTGTCTGCTCGGACACCGATTATTGCCGCACAAGACGTGCCGAAGGCCATGTGGGCCGTCTGGGTGAAAACGAAGGGGAGGCCGCGTGA
- the phnG gene encoding phosphonate C-P lyase system protein PhnG: MKTDISLPARKTWMSLLAQADEGELSQLWQAFGSEPEFDWLRTPEAGGVMVRGRMGGSGAPFNLGEMTVTRCALTLADGTVGHAYVQGRSKPKAEIAAKVDALMQTKAAEDLRQAVLEPLQQAQRCRKEARAAKAAATKVEFFTMVRGED; this comes from the coding sequence ATGAAGACAGACATTTCCCTTCCTGCACGCAAGACCTGGATGAGCCTGCTGGCCCAGGCCGACGAGGGTGAGCTTAGCCAGTTGTGGCAGGCTTTTGGCAGCGAGCCCGAGTTTGATTGGCTCCGCACGCCCGAGGCTGGCGGTGTCATGGTGCGGGGCCGTATGGGCGGCAGCGGCGCGCCTTTTAACCTGGGCGAGATGACGGTGACGCGCTGTGCGCTGACGCTGGCGGATGGCACTGTGGGCCATGCCTATGTTCAGGGGCGCTCGAAACCCAAGGCCGAGATTGCCGCCAAGGTGGATGCCTTGATGCAGACCAAAGCGGCAGAGGATCTGCGCCAGGCCGTGTTGGAGCCGCTCCAGCAGGCGCAACGCTGCCGCAAGGAGGCGCGGGCGGCCAAGGCTGCGGCCACCAAGGTTGAATTTTTCACAATGGTTCGGGGAGAGGATTGA
- a CDS encoding DUF1045 domain-containing protein: protein MTFTRYAIYYAPPAMADWSVFATQWLGWDMAAGRVIAQPEISGLDLARITAVPRKYGLHATLKPPMRLAEGYALADLQQACAALAASQAPVVLEGLHLARLGRFLALRVVGDETALGRLAAACVRDLDGFRAPAPDAELEKRRAAGLTPAQEVNLIAWGYPYVLDQFRFHVTLTGKLPKMELPAVEAALEAHLMPLLPRPLTIRDIALMGEDAEGRFHLIHRYPLSGAAVA from the coding sequence GTGACATTCACGCGATATGCGATCTATTATGCCCCTCCGGCCATGGCCGATTGGAGCGTCTTTGCAACCCAGTGGCTGGGCTGGGACATGGCGGCTGGGCGGGTCATTGCCCAACCGGAGATTTCCGGCCTCGATCTGGCGCGCATCACCGCAGTGCCCCGTAAATACGGGCTGCATGCAACGCTGAAGCCGCCGATGCGACTGGCCGAGGGCTATGCCCTGGCCGACCTGCAACAGGCCTGCGCTGCCCTGGCGGCCAGCCAGGCCCCGGTCGTGCTGGAGGGGCTGCATCTGGCCCGCCTGGGGCGTTTTCTGGCCCTGCGCGTCGTTGGCGATGAAACCGCCCTTGGCAGGCTCGCGGCGGCCTGCGTCCGGGATCTGGACGGGTTTCGCGCGCCTGCCCCGGATGCCGAATTGGAGAAGCGCCGCGCGGCGGGCCTTACCCCGGCGCAGGAGGTCAATCTGATCGCCTGGGGCTACCCCTATGTGCTGGATCAGTTCCGTTTTCACGTCACTCTCACCGGGAAGCTGCCCAAGATGGAGCTCCCAGCCGTCGAGGCGGCCCTTGAGGCGCATTTGATGCCCCTGTTGCCCCGCCCACTGACGATCCGGGATATTGCCCTTATGGGCGAAGACGCCGAGGGACGGTTTCATCTGATCCACCGCTATCCCCTCTCTGGCGCAGCGGTCGCGTAG
- a CDS encoding alpha-D-ribose 1-methylphosphonate 5-triphosphate diphosphatase, whose translation MTDELILANATLVLPSETLRGQVKLLGGEIADISGGTAVPQGALDCEGDYLCPGLVELHTDNLERHIQPRPSVDWPHAAAIMAHDAELAGTGITTVFDAMRVGSVSRKESRYGSYARGLATELLELRAADALKISHFLHLRAEVCSDTLVEELAEFGEADRVGLVSLMDHTPGQRQFRDISKLEAYVKGKHGFNDAEFAAHVAHLKTLRDTHGDLHEVEAVKAARRFGAVLASHDDTTAEQVATSANHGIHLAEFPTTVEAARACHAHGIKVMMGAPNLIRGGSHSGNVAARELAELELLDIISSDYVPAALLMSAVKLGEIWGDMARGLSTVTQAPADAVELADRGRIELGKRADLIRFRLIDNTPALRGTWARGQRVA comes from the coding sequence ATGACAGATGAACTGATCCTTGCCAATGCCACCCTTGTTCTGCCCAGTGAGACGCTGCGCGGACAAGTTAAACTCCTGGGCGGAGAAATTGCGGATATCTCTGGGGGCACAGCTGTTCCCCAGGGCGCGCTGGACTGTGAGGGCGACTACCTATGCCCCGGTCTGGTTGAATTGCACACGGATAATCTGGAGCGTCATATCCAGCCGCGCCCTTCCGTCGACTGGCCCCATGCCGCCGCCATCATGGCCCATGATGCGGAACTGGCAGGCACCGGGATCACCACCGTTTTTGACGCCATGCGGGTTGGGTCGGTCAGCCGCAAAGAAAGCCGCTATGGCTCTTATGCGCGGGGGCTGGCGACGGAGCTTCTGGAGCTGCGGGCAGCAGATGCGCTGAAGATCTCACATTTCCTGCACCTGCGGGCAGAGGTCTGTTCGGATACATTGGTCGAAGAATTGGCAGAGTTTGGCGAAGCTGATCGTGTGGGTCTGGTCTCTTTGATGGATCACACGCCAGGGCAACGCCAGTTCCGTGATATTTCCAAACTGGAGGCCTATGTCAAAGGCAAGCACGGGTTTAACGACGCAGAGTTTGCGGCGCATGTCGCCCATCTGAAAACCCTGCGTGACACCCACGGGGATCTGCATGAGGTTGAGGCGGTCAAGGCAGCCCGCCGGTTTGGCGCAGTGCTGGCCAGTCATGACGACACCACGGCAGAGCAGGTGGCCACCTCCGCCAATCATGGTATCCATCTGGCCGAATTCCCAACCACGGTCGAGGCGGCGCGGGCCTGCCACGCCCATGGGATCAAGGTGATGATGGGGGCTCCGAACCTGATCCGCGGCGGCTCTCACTCGGGCAATGTGGCGGCACGGGAACTGGCTGAGCTGGAACTGCTGGATATCATCTCGTCAGACTACGTGCCGGCCGCGCTGCTGATGTCGGCGGTCAAGCTGGGCGAGATCTGGGGCGATATGGCGCGGGGCCTGTCGACCGTCACCCAGGCACCGGCGGATGCGGTTGAACTGGCTGACCGGGGCCGGATCGAGCTGGGCAAACGGGCGGATCTGATCCGGTTCCGGCTGATCGACAACACGCCCGCGCTGCGCGGCACCTGGGCACGCGGGCAGCGGGTGGCCTAG
- a CDS encoding ATP-binding cassette domain-containing protein produces MKTSLFPLAAKQATVRRRGKVLVGPIDLTLQGQGTTIVIGPNGAGKTTLLKMLHGIERMNGGTLDWACAKEEAQQRQAFVFQTPIMMRRSVVDNIAYPLQLTGVARTEARARAALWAEQINLGDALDRQATLLSGGERQKLALARALIREPDLLFLDEPCASLDGRATREIEEILLRAAASGTRLIMSTHNMGQAQRLADEILFVLQGCIHEFSLAREFFEGPKTTQAHAFLRGDIVE; encoded by the coding sequence ATGAAGACCTCCTTGTTTCCTCTGGCCGCCAAACAGGCCACGGTCCGCCGCCGTGGCAAGGTGTTGGTTGGCCCCATCGACCTGACCCTCCAAGGTCAGGGCACGACCATTGTGATCGGTCCAAATGGCGCCGGCAAGACAACCCTGCTGAAAATGCTGCACGGGATCGAGCGGATGAACGGTGGGACACTGGATTGGGCCTGTGCCAAGGAAGAGGCGCAGCAGCGACAGGCCTTTGTGTTTCAGACCCCGATTATGATGCGCCGCTCTGTGGTGGATAATATCGCCTATCCCTTGCAACTGACCGGTGTCGCCCGCACGGAGGCGCGCGCGCGTGCGGCGCTGTGGGCTGAGCAGATCAATCTGGGCGATGCGCTGGACCGTCAGGCCACGCTGCTGTCCGGAGGCGAGCGGCAAAAGCTGGCGCTGGCCCGCGCTTTGATCCGCGAGCCGGATCTGTTGTTTCTGGACGAACCCTGCGCCTCTCTGGATGGCCGCGCCACCCGCGAGATCGAAGAGATCTTGTTGCGGGCCGCAGCCTCGGGAACACGGCTCATCATGTCGACCCATAACATGGGGCAGGCTCAGCGCCTGGCGGATGAGATTTTGTTTGTTTTACAGGGGTGTATTCACGAGTTTTCTTTGGCCCGGGAGTTCTTTGAGGGGCCAAAAACCACGCAAGCGCATGCTTTTCTAAGAGGAGATATTGTAGAATGA
- the phnL gene encoding phosphonate C-P lyase system protein PhnL, whose product MIELENVSKSFTLHNQGSAVIPVMERVNLQVAAGECVGLIGASGAGKSTLMRLIYGNYLAASGRVMVGDLDVAQAEPRQIIALRRDTLGYVSQFLRVVPRVAALDVVAEPLLAVGTPIEAARDRAASLLAELNIPERLWSLSPTTFSGGEQQRVNIARGFAYDYPALLLDEPTASLDAKNRATVLRLIEGAKSRGAAIIGIFHDEAARDQVCDSFVDVSVFSPQVAA is encoded by the coding sequence ATGATTGAACTCGAAAATGTGAGCAAGAGCTTTACCCTGCACAACCAGGGCAGCGCGGTGATCCCGGTGATGGAGCGGGTCAACCTGCAGGTCGCTGCAGGGGAATGTGTCGGTCTGATTGGCGCTTCGGGGGCCGGGAAATCCACCCTGATGCGACTGATTTATGGCAACTACCTGGCGGCCTCGGGACGGGTCATGGTGGGAGATCTGGATGTGGCGCAGGCCGAGCCCCGCCAGATCATCGCCCTGCGCCGCGACACCCTGGGCTATGTCAGCCAGTTTCTGCGGGTGGTGCCACGGGTGGCGGCGCTGGACGTGGTGGCAGAGCCACTGCTGGCTGTTGGCACCCCGATTGAGGCCGCGCGGGACAGGGCCGCCAGTCTGTTGGCGGAGCTGAATATTCCAGAGCGGCTCTGGTCGTTGAGCCCGACAACATTTTCCGGTGGCGAGCAGCAGCGGGTGAATATCGCCCGTGGCTTTGCCTATGACTATCCGGCGCTTTTGCTGGATGAGCCCACCGCCAGTCTGGATGCCAAGAACCGCGCCACGGTGCTGCGCCTGATCGAAGGCGCCAAATCACGGGGGGCGGCCATTATCGGCATTTTCCATGATGAGGCCGCCCGCGATCAGGTCTGCGACAGCTTTGTCGATGTCTCGGTGTTTTCTCCGCAGGTGGCAGCATGA
- the phnH gene encoding phosphonate C-P lyase system protein PhnH, whose translation MSLDIKTNSYGGGFATPPVDAANAFRAAMNAMARPGTVQDITGAEPPAGISAAAGCLLLTLCDPETSVYLAPDVDSPALRSWLAFHTGAPLVAADRADFALGSWQALMPLSQYRIGTPEYPDRSATLIVELEDFAVPNASLSGPGIKERSLFALPDVARCQGNALQFPLGVDFFFTCAAQLAALPRSTTILAKD comes from the coding sequence ATGTCCCTAGATATCAAAACCAACAGCTATGGCGGTGGCTTTGCGACGCCGCCCGTGGATGCTGCAAATGCCTTTCGCGCGGCGATGAACGCCATGGCGCGGCCAGGCACTGTTCAGGACATCACCGGGGCAGAGCCACCTGCCGGGATTTCCGCGGCTGCGGGCTGCCTGTTGCTGACGTTGTGTGACCCGGAAACCAGTGTCTATCTGGCGCCGGATGTCGACAGCCCGGCGCTGCGCTCCTGGCTGGCCTTTCACACCGGCGCGCCACTTGTTGCCGCTGACAGGGCGGATTTTGCCCTGGGCAGCTGGCAGGCCTTGATGCCGCTGTCCCAATACCGGATCGGCACGCCGGAATACCCGGACCGCTCCGCCACTCTGATTGTCGAGCTGGAGGATTTTGCCGTCCCGAATGCCAGCCTGTCCGGTCCGGGCATCAAGGAGCGCAGCCTCTTTGCGCTGCCGGATGTCGCGAGGTGTCAGGGCAATGCCCTGCAGTTTCCCTTGGGCGTGGATTTTTTCTTCACCTGCGCGGCGCAACTGGCCGCCTTGCCGCGTTCAACCACCATTCTGGCAAAGGACTGA
- a CDS encoding metallophosphoesterase, whose protein sequence is MEKIIWLSDLHYVEDGEVLGHDPRARLDAAIAYINAHHRDAAYCVLSGDLVDRGTLDDYAGLHSRLQQLDIPYLPLVGNHDDRGLLRRTLPLPDGCMETFVQYVMPTEAAVIVALDTQKTGSDAGEFCCERRSWLMQVLKNAADLPVLLFMHHPPFDLGLPMQDQSNMEEGDAFLDVLNNSVRKVSQLCIGHVHRRVCGAVQGLPFTTLGSVLYQAPPPAPAWDWDSFAPAQEDPCLGVILIDGTKVSIQNEIFCAYEVGTGAY, encoded by the coding sequence ATGGAAAAGATCATCTGGTTGTCCGATCTTCACTATGTCGAAGACGGAGAGGTTCTGGGGCACGATCCACGAGCGCGGCTGGATGCCGCGATTGCCTATATCAATGCCCATCACAGGGATGCGGCCTACTGTGTTCTTTCAGGTGACCTGGTGGATCGGGGAACCCTGGATGACTATGCTGGGCTGCACAGCCGGTTGCAGCAGTTGGACATTCCCTATCTGCCCCTGGTCGGAAATCACGACGATCGTGGACTGCTGCGCCGCACCCTGCCGCTGCCTGATGGCTGCATGGAGACCTTTGTGCAATATGTAATGCCGACAGAGGCCGCAGTGATTGTTGCTCTGGACACTCAGAAAACCGGGAGTGACGCGGGTGAGTTCTGTTGCGAGCGTCGCAGCTGGCTAATGCAGGTTCTCAAAAACGCAGCGGACCTGCCGGTTCTTTTGTTCATGCATCATCCGCCGTTCGATTTGGGTTTGCCGATGCAGGACCAGAGTAACATGGAGGAGGGAGATGCTTTTCTGGACGTGCTAAACAATAGCGTCAGGAAAGTAAGCCAGCTTTGCATCGGGCATGTTCACCGCAGGGTTTGTGGTGCAGTGCAGGGACTGCCGTTCACGACGCTGGGGTCGGTACTTTACCAAGCCCCACCGCCAGCACCTGCCTGGGATTGGGATAGCTTTGCTCCGGCGCAAGAGGATCCGTGTCTGGGTGTTATCCTGATCGACGGCACCAAGGTCAGCATCCAGAACGAGATCTTCTGTGCCTATGAGGTCGGGACCGGAGCGTACTGA
- a CDS encoding carbon-phosphorus lyase complex subunit PhnI, with product MYVAVKGGERAIDNAHAWLAEERRGDTGVAELSLAQIREQMSLAVNRVMSEGSLYDPDLAALAIKQSRGDLIEAIFLIRAYRTTLPRFGYSEAVDTGAMACDRRVSATFKDAPGGQVLGPTFDYTHRLLDFKLAADGEQPEAPTAPPRMETTPHITEFLQGEDIIEREPGSEAVPGDLTREPMSFPAGRAVRLQSLARGDEGFILGMAYSTQRGYARNHAFVGELRIGKVPVEMEIPELGFAIEIGEVELTECETVNQFKGSKTVPPQFTRGYGLVFGQSERKSIAMALVDRALRWEDLGEDNLGAAAQDEEFVLSHCDNIQATGFLEHIKLPHYVDFQSELELVRKLRREAQELADQMAAQEAAE from the coding sequence ATGTATGTAGCCGTAAAGGGTGGCGAACGTGCCATCGACAATGCCCATGCCTGGCTCGCCGAAGAGCGTCGTGGTGATACCGGCGTTGCGGAGCTCAGCCTGGCGCAGATCCGCGAACAGATGAGCCTCGCTGTCAATCGTGTCATGTCTGAGGGCTCGCTTTATGATCCTGACCTGGCAGCCCTGGCGATCAAGCAGTCGCGTGGTGATCTGATCGAGGCGATCTTTCTGATCCGCGCCTATCGCACCACCCTGCCGCGCTTTGGGTATAGCGAAGCGGTAGATACTGGCGCCATGGCCTGTGATCGCCGGGTTTCCGCCACCTTCAAGGATGCCCCTGGTGGGCAGGTGCTGGGGCCAACCTTTGACTACACCCATCGCTTGCTGGATTTCAAACTGGCCGCAGATGGTGAGCAGCCTGAGGCCCCGACTGCGCCACCGCGTATGGAAACAACCCCGCATATCACCGAGTTTTTGCAGGGCGAGGACATCATTGAGCGCGAGCCAGGCTCAGAAGCCGTGCCCGGTGATCTGACCCGCGAACCGATGAGCTTCCCTGCCGGGCGCGCCGTGCGGCTGCAGTCGCTGGCGCGGGGGGATGAGGGGTTTATCCTTGGCATGGCCTATTCCACCCAGCGCGGCTATGCGCGCAACCATGCCTTTGTCGGCGAGCTGCGCATTGGCAAGGTGCCGGTTGAGATGGAGATCCCCGAACTGGGCTTTGCCATCGAGATTGGTGAGGTGGAGCTGACCGAATGTGAGACGGTGAACCAGTTCAAAGGCTCCAAAACCGTGCCGCCGCAGTTCACCCGTGGCTATGGTCTGGTCTTTGGCCAGTCAGAGCGCAAGAGCATCGCCATGGCGTTGGTCGACCGGGCGCTGCGCTGGGAAGATCTGGGCGAGGACAACCTAGGTGCCGCAGCACAGGACGAAGAATTTGTCCTCAGCCACTGCGACAATATCCAGGCGACGGGTTTCCTGGAGCACATCAAGCTGCCGCATTACGTGGATTTTCAATCCGAGCTGGAACTGGTGCGCAAACTGCGCCGCGAAGCGCAGGAGCTGGCGGATCAGATGGCCGCACAGGAGGCGGCGGAATGA
- a CDS encoding substrate-binding domain-containing protein encodes MKQLLLGTVTGLLLTGAAWADEMKLAVTTSFHNSGLAEILLPEIKADLDLDVQLLVVGTGQAIRLGEAGDVDAILVHSQKAEEKFLAGGNGTHRREIMYNDFVFIGPKTDTAGVAAAKDAASALQLIAEAAAPFVSRGDDSGTHKKELSLWAAAGLDAAGFDSWYRAVGAGMGAALNTASGMEAYIMADRASWLNFANKGNLELLFAGDPVLFNQYAYLPVNPEKHPHAKNDLAMKLEAWLTSDRAKELINTYKINGETLFVFNAKQ; translated from the coding sequence ATGAAGCAGCTACTATTGGGCACTGTAACAGGCCTGCTACTGACTGGTGCGGCTTGGGCCGATGAGATGAAACTGGCGGTTACCACCTCCTTTCACAACTCAGGCCTGGCGGAAATTTTGCTTCCGGAAATCAAGGCGGACCTGGATCTGGATGTTCAGCTTTTGGTGGTTGGCACAGGTCAGGCCATTCGTCTGGGCGAAGCCGGGGATGTGGATGCCATTCTCGTGCATTCACAAAAGGCAGAGGAGAAATTCCTTGCTGGTGGCAACGGCACCCATCGCCGCGAGATCATGTATAATGATTTTGTCTTTATCGGTCCCAAAACCGATACCGCAGGGGTTGCCGCTGCCAAGGATGCAGCATCGGCATTGCAGTTGATTGCTGAGGCTGCGGCCCCCTTTGTCAGCCGTGGCGACGACAGCGGCACCCACAAAAAAGAGCTGAGCCTTTGGGCGGCGGCGGGTCTTGACGCTGCAGGGTTTGACAGCTGGTACCGCGCGGTTGGTGCCGGTATGGGAGCCGCGCTGAACACGGCCTCAGGTATGGAAGCCTATATCATGGCGGACCGTGCCAGCTGGCTGAACTTTGCCAACAAGGGCAATCTGGAGCTGCTGTTTGCAGGCGATCCGGTCTTGTTTAACCAATATGCCTATCTGCCGGTGAACCCAGAAAAGCACCCCCATGCCAAAAATGATCTGGCGATGAAGCTGGAAGCCTGGCTGACGTCGGACCGGGCCAAGGAGTTGATCAACACCTATAAGATCAACGGCGAAACCCTGTTTGTATTTAACGCCAAACAGTAA